AGAATGATAAACGCGTATATACGAACGATGATAATAAGGACGAAAATAAAATGAACAAGCCAAAGAAATAATGAGTAAAAGGACTAAAGTTGGAAACTAAAAAACtaatattaaacaaataaataaatatggtgtaaacaacttaaaataatattaaccataatgatgatataaataaaaagttttaaaattatatataaaatgatataaatgaacaaataagaataagaataacataaacgtattttaaaaataataataataataataataataataataataataataataataataataagtaaataaatttcaaaagagaaatataataattataacagtaataataaaaataatggcaGTAATAATAAAActaacaataatagtaataaaaaaaataataataataataaagaataaCAATAGTAAGgacaataataaaagaataatgataataatactactactaaaaataataatgatagtaataataataaaagaaataataatataataattaatgattataaaaataatagcaaagaaaataaaaataaaattaactgaTTTAATAACAAAGTAACTAAATAActaaaaaaatgactaaattgggcTTAAAATAGAAGTTAGGGGGTAAATTCGAAACAAAAAGGAGGGGGAGGACTGCATTGCAACACGCGCACAACGTGGAGGGACGAAAATAGGAATTATCCTTTCTCTCCAAAACGGCGTTGTTCAGATGCTGGCTAAGATGTAATTGAGATAAAACACAgggtataaataaaaattataaaaaaaaaacttgattgcCAAACACTTGAAAAGCGAAAGGGCTgaaagtgcaattagcccttccgcaAAGAAAACACGCGGACCTTGGCTTagagggtcgggtcgacccgttACACACCAAAATGACGCCGTTTAGTGTCCATAGACACTAAGCCAAAACggcatcattttcatttcattatttaagttaaaaaatctaatttttttcatttttagcaAACTTctcaaagaaaaacaaaagactCTCCATTCTCTCTATCACTCTCCTCCTCAGCATGATCGCGGTGGGAGCTCCGACGGCCGGAACTCAAAAAACCTCCCTCTTTTTGGCCGAATCGAAGAACTAGGTATGCTCTTTCCCTTTTTATTCCCTTTGATTCTTTTTTGATAAGTATACTTATATAACAgatttaaaaaaagaagaaaataaaaaggaaaataccTTTAATATGCTTTTGGACCTGGTTTCTTTTTCTGCTTGCTTGCTGtttttcttttgtatttaaaTGTATGTTTGAAACACTATTTTTGTATTCATCTGTGTCCAGAGAAAATACATTTGATTTATAATGCCTTTTATAGTCATTTACAATactttttaatctattttttagCTATCACTGTTGCTTGTGTGTAGGTGCAACTTAAGGGCGGTGGACGTGACAAGGTAGCAGCAGCAAGCGGTGCAGAGGCTAGGGTGGCAATGGTGGCTGATTAGAAGACCTAAGGGCTAGGgtttcttttttgttttgttttttttttttctgttattGGGCTGATGGTTTTTAATTGGGTTTTGGTTTGATATTGGTTTGGGGTTTGTTAGGTTTAGTTTGGTTTGGGCTTTATTTTGGCTCAGGCTAAAATTGGACTGTACaatatgaataaaaaataaaaatatgtaaattttatatttaaaaattttatgtaaaaatcAATTACTCTTTTAAGTTAAAATGAAGTATGTTGAATAGTGGAAAATTAAATTCCTAGTTCATCATCAATACAGCGTAGATGAAAATGAAACATTTTTAGGAGGATGATAAATGTAATTTTGAAATGGAAAGGGATGATATGCAAAATTATTTATCACATGGAAACAAACACAGTTAAATTCAATCACAAAACAATGTGGTGCAAGTAGAGCAGATTATGTGCTATATCTAGTACCCTTATTCTTTTCCTTCATTATTTCATAGCATAGTAAAATGGCTTTAGGTGGGAGCGAAATGGACTTGAATTGGAAATGTTAACTAGGTGGACTAAGGACGATAAGGCATTGGCAGGAGACAGAGAGGGAACTTCATGCAAACGCCTAACCCGAAAGCTTCAGTGATGTCCAAGTTCTGAGCAGAGATATGAGGGGGCAACTTCCAGTCAAACCAATAGAGAAGGTTAGCAATTACATATTCAACAGCAATAAGGCCGGAGGACACTCCGGGACAAGTCCTCCTTCCTATTCCAAAGGGGATGAATTGGAAGCTCTTGGGATTTTTATAATCGAATTCCACATTCTCAAATCTCTCGGGATAAAATACATCAGGCATTTCCCATAACCTGGGATCCCTTTGGATTGCCCACACATTCACAAACACTGTTGTTTTGGGAGGGATATGGTAATCTCCCAATTTCACACTCGTCGATGTTTGTCGAGGAGACATGAGAGGAGCCGGTGGATGTAATCTCAATGTTTCTTTGATAATGCATTTCAAGTAGTCCATGCGATGGATGTCTTCTGCATCTATCTTGGGTTTCTTTCCTACCACCTTTCGAACTTCGTCTTGGGCTTTCTTCATAATATTCGGTTGCCTCATCAGTTCAGCCATTGTCCATTCTGTTGCTGTTGCCACACTTTCGGTTCCTGCCACGAACATGTCCTGTAATATCCATATACAACAAAAGTCAAGTTACGTGCATGATTATGTTATGGTCATCAAttctaatataaaatattaaaagatgaaaaagtaGAAAGAAGACCGCCAAAATAGCTTTGAAGTGGTCCCGAGTGATCAGTGCCGAGCATGCCATCGCTTTGAAGCTGAAGGAGAATATGCACAAAGTCTTTTTCATCGTAGGATTTCAAAGCCATATGCTCTTCAATCACCTTATCAAGGAACTCATCCATTTCTTTAGCCGTCTCTTTCAGTCGACCAATAAACCCAGAAAGAACATCCAACCATCCCAATGAAGGAAACATGTCCCCAACATTAAATTCCGAAATCTGATGCATAAATCTTCTGGTTACCTCCCCAAATCGAGCTCCACTTCCACCTTCTTCATCACCCTTCAGCCCAATCACACACCTAGAGATTATATTGTGAGAGGTGCCAAGCAACATCTCAGTCATATTAATTGGACTAGCATCGAGACATCTACCACGGATCTTATTAATCAGTGTTAAAACTTCTTCTTCTCTCACAAACTGAAATGATTGCACTCTTTTCAGGCTTAGAAGATGAAGAACACAAATTTTCCTAGCTTGTCTCCAGTACTCACTATATGGTGCAAACCCCAAGTCCTTGCACCCATAAAGCAAGATTTTTACAGGTGTGGTTATAGGCCTGTTTGAGAAAACAATGTCATGGTTTCTCACCATTTCTTCAGCCAGTTCAGCTGATGAAACTACGAGAGTTGGAGTATGGCCAATGTGTAACAACATTAGAGGGCCATATTTGGTAGACAAAGTTCGGAAAGAACGATGAGGGAGTGTGCCTATTTGGTGTAAGTTGCCAATTATGGGGAGTTTGGGTGGTGATGGTGGCAATTTGAGCTTGCTACGCTTGATGAAGTTAAGGAATAAGTTGAGGAACAAGACGAGAAGCGAAAGAAGCAAGGGATTTGACCATGTTTGCTCAACTAATTTTGCTTTCACTATAACTATATCCATTGCTAGTTCTATTTGCAAATATCAACAGTCTAAGAACATCAATTTATAGTAGTTGAGCTCCGTGCAAACATTAGCCAGTTAGTACCTCTAAAAGTTAGTGGGCCAcagatatttaggttttctttCTTATTGAAATTCAAAACTGGTTTTTAAGAAATAGGTATATAGCTTTTCAaaccaaattaaatttttaaattgacaTTTTCACTTAATTCAAATGGCAAAAATTAAgtttatttaaatacatatttttttattttacaataaACATTTTATATTCCTAAAACATTTTTGGAAAATATCATcaatttttaaaaacatttttataaacaatacttttcaaaaatattttattactttaataatAAGCTAACCTATACTATAACATAATATGGGATTGATAAGTGAGAACAGTTGGACAAAACACGTTAgcaaacaaaaatatataaatataaataaacaaatatttatatatataataaaataaattgaataatttatatttaaattatcagaTATAAAAAACCAATAAATACCATAACAAAAACTAGAAATTGAAAAAAGAAGAAACGAGTTTTACTAGATGTTGATGTCTGTTTTACACAGATTTCTTAAGACAGATTCGACCGCTCCTACAGTACTTAGAGAAACGTTGGTCAAATGTCTCCCAGGATACAACAACACGATGATTAAAGCAATAGCACCTCTGCAGTGATCAACGAATAAACAATGTCTTTTTCTATCATCGAAACATTGGAAAATttggagaggaaaaagaaaagaatttctatGAGTGAAAATTCGTTATTTCTCCCTGTGTGTGTGTAAAGAATACTATAGAACTCTTTTAGGCTTTTATAGGCATTCAATATGGAGGAATTTTGGAAATTTCCATGAATAAAAATACAAATCTTTCCATTAAAAAAGCCTTTAAATCAATTTgaataaaatcaaatcaaattcaaAATCAATCTGATTGGAATAAAATCAAATCGAGATATTTTACCTTTTAATACAAATTCTGTATAATATCCgtggagaaaaataaaatattcggTCCGGTCATTTTGTGTCGCTCACGTCATGCAGGTGCACCCCCAACCCTAACATGTAGGGAGGGCGCGAGACAGGATTTCAAGCTTAGTCATTCAATAACCTTATAAGTggattctcatatatatatactcatctCACACTTGGTTTTTAACAAATGTGGAatctaagcttttcttttcctcaacaaatatttacaagtagcttactttgagtATCAATTTCTCATTTATCACTCagccattttgagcatatgatatacctTTGTAAAAGTCTCCTGAAGTAGAATATGaaactataattttatgattcaactctccacctttaccaattgagaatatgcctcaaagttccCATAAATTGCAAATATCAACAGTCTAAGAACATCAATTTATAGTAGTTAATGTAGTTTCAAATATATGACTTTCAGCCAGTTAGTACCTTTAAAAGTTAGAGGCCTACAAATATTTAGGTTTGCTTTAGTATTGAGATTCAAAAATAGGTTTTAACCAATAGGTATATAGTTTTTCAAAccacattaaatttttaaattgacaTTTGAACTTAATTCAAAAGGAAAACTTGCTTTTTAGTTCAGTTTACGTGATGAATTTAAAATTAAGTTTACAATTTAaatattgttataaaataaatagacagAGAGCAAAGAACAAAGAGAGAGCGTATTTTATTGATCATTGGGATGATTACGATTCTTCattagagtctctatttataggtataagaagtataaaataagtagagatctaattctaataactattaaaattaaagtacaacaaaactttatcttgatcatgatggacatccacttagtaagatattcataacattcCCTCTTGGATGTcaattggtagataatgtgccacgttaaaaccttattaggaaaaaccctatGGGATAAAAATCTAATGAAGGAAAAAAAGTACAcaatctataatacgcataatatgatgcctcattaaaaaccttaccaagaaaatccaatgggacaaaaccatgggtaagggaaaaagagtacaatgtgtaacaccccttacccgagactgtcgccggagtcgagcacgaggcgttacctgacttaacttactaattcggggcataaaatttgcttttaaaattaatttatttacattcattcaatatgtccctaaaaagggccctcgagaccctaaaacatgcaattaaaaCGGTTTAGTACCAAATCGGGAACATTAAAAACTTTTCGAATACtaagacaaatcaaaacaatttatttcattattctttaTAAAACTGTCCACcagcgtcatagtcactaaataaatcataacttgagtcacaaaactcaaaatttaaattcgtgaattttccctagaactagactcatatatcttcttactaattttttccagaattttttgtctagccaattagtacagtttattagttaaaattttccCTATTGCActattcgactactctgacctctcctcactatgaaacaaatttctccatgtatagaattcaaataaacatgccgtttgtttctcttgaaagtaggttcactaaggaatctagaaatataaactataactcctaattctttttgtaaaatttttagtgagTTTATAAATCGAGTTTATAAAtccagaacaggggattcagaaattgctctgaccctgtctcactaaaattcaaatatctcttaatatacacttcttttgcttactatttttctttcatatgaaaatacacccaataagctttaattctataattcattcatcacctaattccatttctactattcttggtgatttttcaagatcacgtcactattgttgttcaatactgttttaatgctaatttcactttttcatcattcctttgtattaactaccatttagtcatacataacaccgaaacaagttcttcattagccatttcaatagctaatcattatcaaatatttacataccattctttaaccatatcataagaacatacacacaaaatggctaagtccctatacatgccataaactagaacgtttgtaaacgaaaatacccatttggtaacttgatagtcgatagtgtgaagtgatctctgacgacctccaacccgagcttgcttttaagtactctgaaacatgggaaagtgaaataagtaagcttataaagcttagtaagttcacatgtaaaataataagcattagcaatcaatttagcttactactatgctgtcataatttgcttaaataaagtttagttcttactttcccgtATTACTCATcagtaaccttaccaaaggcttaGAATACAAAAGGCatcttacttaatagcttgcttacatacctgcaacatctcacttaacacatgagtactctttcataatataggcatattgccaatcatgtcataaagtgtcacaagcataactgaaaactcatcacttacttaatacttgataatctcaattacttataatctcaatattaaataagccttgaatgcatacctgtactctttcttcatgttttcACCTTGTCGTtactttgacttactctttggattactcgggaaccttttcctttttgaacttaccattgccatgtcttgacatggtcttacgtggtatctttgccttatgaactcaccaatgccatgccttggcatggtcttacatgggacctttgccttatagtcaCTCATCAATGCCATTTCTTGACATtgtcttacacgggatccttgccttaccaatgccatgtcttgacatggtcttacatggtatccttaaccgtcaattcctccttaaatgccatgttatgaatatggacttttccgtcaattcttccttaattgccatggtacaaccatggactttgagatatcaatgccttgtctaGTCATAGCTAAAACATACTTGCtaaaattctcaaggttagtcatataactcaataataacaatactaataacaataattgcataataataaaatgctactcaacttacatacttacattctcaatctcaccatatcatcaacttaacttattctcatcaaactatgctagtcaatactttcttattatcatacaaagccataatacaaaatatggtcttacatataaattatataagttctctttccaatatcgaattattatctaACATTattcattatatctgaaactcaatactaaagtatttgtggccaaaatatcaatttatcattcaaatatgcataattaaatgcttattaaacatatgaacttaccttgataccaaaacgaccattttaccaactttcccaattttcggtttttctcccgttctaagtccaaatctcactttccgggatttactattaagcttggaaagcttggaaaccctaatcatggcttcccccatgctatattcggcctccatgaagaagatggaccaattttggctttattttccctttttaattcttttaattactaaatgaccaaaatgcccttaaaggcttttctttcaaatttgtcctattcttgcctatttttgtccaaacttaaatataatggtctaattactaaataaggacctccactttaagaacccatttcaattaaatcccttttattatctagaacacacattttgctaattttacaatttagtcctaattatcaaattaggcatttatacataaaatttcttcatgaaattttcacacaattattcaatcaatgactaaaccttaaaaattaatcggaataatttttttgacctcagattcgtggtttcgcaaccactattccgtttatgccctatttcgagatgttacacaaTGCGTATTTACTTCtcctcatgaaaacatcacatactttacGCATTCAACTtaaatactagtttttcaaatgactatttgaatgtatggcaaagcatttatatcaccattcttttgaaaattaTGAGTGAGGGAAAATattggggaaatatattttgatctctttagGAGTTTCAATAATAATCATAGCAAACTTTAAACATGTTCcttctataaaaatacaaataggtattttggatcattttataatcctctttCAACTACTATTGACTAATCAAATTTACCACGtatgttcaattatttcaattcatataaatgaataatttcccGAGAATTTTAGTATGCTTTtagcattctaaatccttcaaggattttaatataaactttactatatggtgatttataaattttgtaacaacaaccattagacgcaagttaaaGCTTTTATGCATTGTCAAAATAATAtgtctaaaggttattgcatccaccgtaaaagaatattatatcttttcataatcagtACCAGTACTTAatgaaaaacttcatatttttattccgcttttgcaaaactacttcagtTGCACCCtctggctttatacctttagatatttggactactggtccaaaaactccacgaatttaattgtacttgagttgcgtATTTCtgttttgatcaatttattccatatctatatttctcaatagatttattcaagatcctccttttattttattatttcaataataatatcgcatgcaaaatcattgtagaccatttttattattcggttccatattttctcgaattgacataacttattgagattttttatttttattattttaaaattcagtttcaggtacctgaatctcttctggTGTTTTACTCATTAGTTATGTCTTGGATCTCTTCTCGAGCAGCCGCCTTCACTATACGACtatctagaagaattttcatctttggaaccgatcaaactattatttattctaactgatTGTCCTATTGGGTCTTTtggttcaaattaaaatattcacTTGATTATTCTCATTAATTTTGTAAATACATCTGatagttaacttgtaatgagttatcattgttgaacttctggttcaaattactttcctcctaactcattacaagttattatttctctccccctaatgtcgAGAAAACTATCGAATCAAAATTATAATCACAAAtaatgtcataattgaatctccaatGTATTTaaaacatctaataatacaaagaaacttgtaattaatatatatattctcaactttctttgaggattcactcatctttgtgtgttgtggtggagcaattggaacatatacacacatacaaaaattcaaatatgagaaatatttag
The Gossypium arboreum isolate Shixiya-1 chromosome 10, ASM2569848v2, whole genome shotgun sequence genome window above contains:
- the LOC108474649 gene encoding cytochrome P450 71A1-like; protein product: MDIVIVKAKLVEQTWSNPLLLSLLVLFLNLFLNFIKRSKLKLPPSPPKLPIIGNLHQIGTLPHRSFRTLSTKYGPLMLLHIGHTPTLVVSSAELAEEMVRNHDIVFSNRPITTPVKILLYGCKDLGFAPYSEYWRQARKICVLHLLSLKRVQSFQFVREEEVLTLINKIRGRCLDASPINMTEMLLGTSHNIISRCVIGLKGDEEGGSGARFGEVTRRFMHQISEFNVGDMFPSLGWLDVLSGFIGRLKETAKEMDEFLDKVIEEHMALKSYDEKDFVHILLQLQSDGMLGTDHSGPLQSYFGVWILQDMFVAGTESVATATEWTMAELMRQPNIMKKAQDEVRKVVGKKPKIDAEDIHRMDYLKCIIKETLRLHPPAPLMSPRQTSTSVKLGDYHIPPKTTVFVNVWAIQRDPRLWEMPDVFYPERFENVEFDYKNPKSFQFIPFGIGRRTCPGVSSGLIAVEYVIANLLYWFDWKLPPHISAQNLDITEAFGLGVCMKFPLCLLPMPYRP